Proteins encoded together in one Planctomyces sp. SH-PL14 window:
- a CDS encoding ThuA domain-containing protein — protein MQRRSFLAGLTAVLIGLTSPAAEAQDNAAVKPLRMLFVTQSVGFKHSSVTRRDPGMLSPAEIALTELGQKTGLFKVDCTQDCANDFKKAILEKYDIVGFYTTGNLPIADEDKAYFFGEWIKQKGHGILGFHSAGDTFHDYEPYWDLMGGTFIGHPWGSGNVVTFTGHDPENPIAKPFGKEFTIKDEIYMYRHWQPEKCRVLLSLDYSKSPTGSDVNTGFGYHVPLAWVKKVGEGKLYYNNLGHNETSWTNAAYLESITNAVKWFRGEIEVDATPNPEVSKAYEEKSKKDFEAGEFKGKAK, from the coding sequence ATGCAACGACGTTCGTTCCTGGCCGGTCTGACGGCCGTCCTGATCGGTCTGACCAGTCCGGCGGCAGAGGCCCAGGACAACGCCGCCGTCAAACCGCTGCGGATGCTGTTCGTGACGCAGAGCGTCGGCTTCAAGCACAGCTCGGTGACCCGCCGGGACCCGGGAATGCTTTCCCCCGCCGAGATCGCCCTCACGGAGCTCGGCCAGAAGACTGGGCTCTTCAAGGTCGACTGCACGCAGGACTGCGCGAACGACTTCAAGAAGGCGATCCTCGAGAAGTACGACATCGTCGGCTTCTACACGACCGGCAACCTGCCGATCGCGGACGAGGACAAGGCGTACTTCTTCGGCGAGTGGATCAAGCAGAAAGGGCACGGCATCCTGGGCTTCCACTCCGCCGGCGACACCTTCCACGACTACGAGCCGTACTGGGACCTGATGGGGGGGACGTTCATCGGCCATCCGTGGGGCTCGGGGAACGTCGTCACGTTCACGGGGCATGATCCGGAGAACCCGATCGCGAAGCCGTTCGGGAAGGAGTTCACGATCAAGGACGAGATCTACATGTACCGCCACTGGCAGCCGGAGAAGTGCCGCGTGCTGCTGAGCCTCGACTACTCCAAGAGCCCGACGGGCTCGGACGTGAACACCGGCTTCGGCTATCACGTCCCTCTGGCGTGGGTGAAGAAGGTGGGGGAGGGGAAGCTGTACTACAACAACCTCGGCCACAACGAGACGAGCTGGACGAATGCCGCCTACCTGGAGTCGATCACGAACGCCGTGAAGTGGTTCCGCGGCGAGATCGAAGTCGACGCCACCCCGAACCCGGAGGTGTCCAAGGCCTATGAGGAGAAGTCGAAGAAGGACTTCGAGGCAGGCGAGTTCAAGGGGAAGGCAAAGTAG